Proteins encoded within one genomic window of Glandiceps talaboti chromosome 3, keGlaTala1.1, whole genome shotgun sequence:
- the LOC144432524 gene encoding uncharacterized protein LOC144432524 isoform X1: MVWMNTLAVLLLAISTTSFPLSNYGKETQDVLEDLFGENFDNKNYEPVRLTQRDQERLEYEDWPRKDEKLSRHKYKFDNEDMYGTKYDLLGDPEYLREVYKELFTLVYPVIYQEYLNIFLSELRKNQEENQNANDLAPLKRAADDNDFWRYYVTQEDDLPGLRRRNSFELSDQYLLNEGLPLRQRSSTRENGDWGDQHLGARIDRAFAKSSGVSDKDVLNKKAGDTDTNFDHFDWENFQNLAKRFPSKFGYHTENAGIPPFIPYRWEGETLNRDPGFEVYRRDGQKDGYFPGDEDLSMRDTYLTTLLNRRAEPILDLVGPYAGYNMYGKLLSEGKRTRHDDIDPYFVQNPNFPFSDDETPFNEDISLDDISVDEDDSYDEILENDSSIMSDESESEEEEEEDEEEEAEEEADLWDPLLKKIDDLPDIPEQMKEIQEDEKEGVDLDNDLDGVWVPPEVAAALEEEIDENEVKGMPEVETERMDIKAHLRQQIIELLQKIGTLRRR; this comes from the exons ATAACAAAAATTACGAACCAGTACGCCTTACTCAACGTGATCAAGAACGACTAGAATACGAAGATTGGCCTAGAAAAGATGAGAAGCTAAGCCgacacaaatacaaatttgaCAATGAAGATATGTATGGTACCAAGTATGATTTATTAGGTGACCCAGAATATCTGAGAGAAGTCTACAAAGAGTTATTCACTTTGGTTTATCCTGtaatttaccaagaatatttgaatatttttctgTCGGAGCTTAGAAAAAATCAAGAAGAAAATCAAAACGCCAATGATTTGGCGCCATTGAAGAGAGCCGCCGACGATAATGATTTCTGGAGATACTACGTCACACAGGAGGACGATTTACCCGGATTGAGGAGACGAAATA GTTTCGAGTTATCTGACCAATACTTACTGAACGAGGGGTTGCCTCTTCGTCAACGCAGCAGTACGAGAGAAAATGGTGATTGGGGTGACCAGCATTTAGGTGCAAGAATTGACCGTGCCTTCGCGAAATCTTCAGGGGTGTCAGACAAAGACGTGTTAAACAAAAAAGCTGgggacacagacacaaactttgatcattttgactgggaaaattttcaaaatcttgCGAAGCGATTTCCTAGTAAATTTGGCTATCATACAGAGAACGCCGGAATACCACCATTTATCCCCTATAGGTGGGAAGGAGAAACGTTAAATAGAGACCCTGGATTTGAAGTTTATAGACGAGATGGACAAAAGGACGGTTATTTTCCTGGAGATGAAGATTTGAGCATGCGTGATACGTACTTGACAACCCTCCTTAACAGACGCGCGGAACCAATATTAGATCTAGTTGGACCCTATGCTGGTTACAACATGTATGGTAAACTTTTATCGGAAGGTAAACGCACTCGCCATGATGACATTGACCCGTACTTTGTACAAAATCCCAATTTTCCATTCAGTGATGACGAAACCCCTTTCAATGAAGACATATCGCTTGACGATATTTCCGTTGATGAAGATGATTCGTACGATGAAATTCTGGAAAACGATTCTTCAATCATGTCCGACGAAAGCGAAtcggaggaggaggaggaggaggacgaAGAAGAAGAAGCAGAAGAAGAAGCAGATTTGTGGGATCCTCTACTTAAGAAGATCGATGACCTACCTGATATTCCAgaacaaatgaaagaaatacaAGAAGATGAAAAAGAAGGAGTTGACCTCGACAATGACCTTGATGGTGTATGGGTTCCTCCAGAAGTGGCTGCAGCTCTGGAAGAAGAAATAGACGAAAATGAGGTGAAG GGAATGCCTGAAGTAGAGACAGAAAGAATGGATATAAAAGCACACTTACGACAACAAATTATAGAATTGTTGCAAAAAATCGGCACCCTGAGAAGACGGTAA
- the LOC144432524 gene encoding uncharacterized protein LOC144432524 isoform X2 has product MVWMNTLAVLLLAISTTSFPLSNYGKETQDVLEDLFGENFDNKNYEPVRLTQRDQERLEYEDWPRKDEKLSRHKYKFDNEDMYGTKYDLLGDPEYLREVYKELFTLVYPVIYQEYLNIFLSELRKNQEENQNANDLAPLKRAADDNDFWRYYVTQEDDLPGLRRRNSFELSDQYLLNEGLPLRQRSSTRENGDWGDQHLGARIDRAFAKSSGVSDKDVLNKKAGDTDTNFDHFDWENFQNLAKRFPSKFGYHTENAGIPPFIPYRWEGETLNRDPGFEVYRRDGQKDGYFPGDEDLSMRDTYLTTLLNRRAEPILDLVGPYAGYNMYGKLLSEGKRTRHDDIDPYFVQNPNFPFSDDETPFNEDISLDDISVDEDDSYDEILENDSSIMSDESESEEEEEEDEEEEAEEEADLWDPLLKKIDDLPDIPEQMKEIQEDEKEGVDLDNDLDGVWVPPEVAAALEEEIDENEGMPEVETERMDIKAHLRQQIIELLQKIGTLRRR; this is encoded by the exons ATAACAAAAATTACGAACCAGTACGCCTTACTCAACGTGATCAAGAACGACTAGAATACGAAGATTGGCCTAGAAAAGATGAGAAGCTAAGCCgacacaaatacaaatttgaCAATGAAGATATGTATGGTACCAAGTATGATTTATTAGGTGACCCAGAATATCTGAGAGAAGTCTACAAAGAGTTATTCACTTTGGTTTATCCTGtaatttaccaagaatatttgaatatttttctgTCGGAGCTTAGAAAAAATCAAGAAGAAAATCAAAACGCCAATGATTTGGCGCCATTGAAGAGAGCCGCCGACGATAATGATTTCTGGAGATACTACGTCACACAGGAGGACGATTTACCCGGATTGAGGAGACGAAATA GTTTCGAGTTATCTGACCAATACTTACTGAACGAGGGGTTGCCTCTTCGTCAACGCAGCAGTACGAGAGAAAATGGTGATTGGGGTGACCAGCATTTAGGTGCAAGAATTGACCGTGCCTTCGCGAAATCTTCAGGGGTGTCAGACAAAGACGTGTTAAACAAAAAAGCTGgggacacagacacaaactttgatcattttgactgggaaaattttcaaaatcttgCGAAGCGATTTCCTAGTAAATTTGGCTATCATACAGAGAACGCCGGAATACCACCATTTATCCCCTATAGGTGGGAAGGAGAAACGTTAAATAGAGACCCTGGATTTGAAGTTTATAGACGAGATGGACAAAAGGACGGTTATTTTCCTGGAGATGAAGATTTGAGCATGCGTGATACGTACTTGACAACCCTCCTTAACAGACGCGCGGAACCAATATTAGATCTAGTTGGACCCTATGCTGGTTACAACATGTATGGTAAACTTTTATCGGAAGGTAAACGCACTCGCCATGATGACATTGACCCGTACTTTGTACAAAATCCCAATTTTCCATTCAGTGATGACGAAACCCCTTTCAATGAAGACATATCGCTTGACGATATTTCCGTTGATGAAGATGATTCGTACGATGAAATTCTGGAAAACGATTCTTCAATCATGTCCGACGAAAGCGAAtcggaggaggaggaggaggaggacgaAGAAGAAGAAGCAGAAGAAGAAGCAGATTTGTGGGATCCTCTACTTAAGAAGATCGATGACCTACCTGATATTCCAgaacaaatgaaagaaatacaAGAAGATGAAAAAGAAGGAGTTGACCTCGACAATGACCTTGATGGTGTATGGGTTCCTCCAGAAGTGGCTGCAGCTCTGGAAGAAGAAATAGACGAAAATGAG GGAATGCCTGAAGTAGAGACAGAAAGAATGGATATAAAAGCACACTTACGACAACAAATTATAGAATTGTTGCAAAAAATCGGCACCCTGAGAAGACGGTAA